In one Dreissena polymorpha isolate Duluth1 chromosome 7, UMN_Dpol_1.0, whole genome shotgun sequence genomic region, the following are encoded:
- the LOC127837855 gene encoding uncharacterized protein LOC127837855, which produces MEFLFEIKNLSEEPTIRLQQLRDLQAKYAQEAREKIYHEIKIRKNRGITFNEYVDGFGFQNYYTLCRSELERYFITGKEYTAPSKFDNLLTYSGLKMHDILVYTKAHARPSIGHVQPQPTSPVKHSSEEPTLSFEALMLGYYPHVTIQEALGAPFESSYKSVSEKVKYQSSAAGNQRGNIFDPILATGDNSMTAAKVSKKQSVAARMGKWLRRLFSCTKKPELTG; this is translated from the exons AtggaatttttatttgaaattaaaaatctcTCAGAAGAGCCGACGATCAGGCTTCAGCAACTTCGAGATCTGCAGGCGAAATATGCGCAGGAAGCGAGGGAGAAAATCTATCACGAAATCAAAATACGGAAAAATCGAGGAATCACTTTTAATGAATATGTTGACGGATTTGGCTTCCAAAATTACTACACTTTGTGCAGATCGGAATTGGAGCGTTATTTTATAACCg GTAAAGAATATACAGCGCCGTCGAAATTCGACAACCTGTTGACCTATTCTGGGTTGAAAATGCACGATATTTTAGTCTACACAAAAGCACACGCCAGGCCTAGCATCGGTCATGTGCAACCACAACCGACGTCGCCGGTAAAACATAGTTCAGAAGAGCCAACACTAAGCTTCGAAGCCCTGATGCTAGGGTACTACCCGCATGTGACCATTCAAGAAGCTCTGGGAGCTCCATTTGAGAGCTCATATAAATCGGTTTCGGAAAAGGTAAAATATCAATCGTCTGCAGCGGGCAATCAGAGAGGAAACATCTTTGACCCGATACTGGCCACAGGAGACAACTCTATGACAGCGGCGAAGGTCAGCAAGAAGCAAAGTGTGGCGGCCAGGATGGGCAAATGGCTGAGACGTTTGTTTTCTTGCACCAAGAAGCCTGAGCTTACTGGCTGA